A genomic segment from Nocardia cyriacigeorgica GUH-2 encodes:
- a CDS encoding DUF3263 domain-containing protein → MDGATARDLSAIQDSPSTSDEVTADQQAGDDDGLSRREHDILAFERQWWKYAGAKEEAIRELFSMSPTRYYQVLNALVDRPEALAADPMLVKRLRRLRASRQKARAARRLGFQV, encoded by the coding sequence ATGGACGGCGCAACAGCGCGGGACCTTTCCGCAATCCAGGACAGCCCTTCTACGAGCGACGAGGTCACGGCCGATCAGCAGGCCGGTGACGACGACGGCCTGAGCCGTCGCGAACACGACATCCTGGCCTTCGAGCGCCAATGGTGGAAGTACGCCGGCGCCAAGGAAGAAGCCATCCGCGAGCTGTTCTCGATGTCGCCGACCCGGTACTACCAGGTGCTCAATGCCCTGGTGGACCGGCCCGAGGCGCTGGCCGCCGACCCGATGCTGGTCAAACGGCTGCGCCGGTTGCGGGCCAGCAGGCAGAAGGCCCGTGCCGCGCGGCGGCTCGGCTTCCAGGTGTGA
- a CDS encoding exodeoxyribonuclease III, protein MRLATWNVNSIRSRIDRVAAFLDRQDIDVLAIQETKCRDDQFPYERFDELGYEVAHLGINQWNGVAIASRVGLAEVELAFPDQPGFDKNAGESLIPTPVVESRAIGATCGGVRVWSLYVPNGRALGDPHYAYKLEWLATLRDNAARWLAEDPQAKIALVGDWNIAPTDDDVWSPEFFAGKTHTSQPERDAFTAVLDAGFADVMRPFAPGPGVYTYWDYTQLRFPRKEGMRIDFVLASPALAATVTDAVVDREERKGKGASDHAPVIAEFTG, encoded by the coding sequence GTGCGCCTCGCGACCTGGAACGTCAACTCGATCCGCTCCCGGATCGACCGAGTCGCGGCCTTCCTCGACCGCCAGGACATCGACGTGCTGGCCATCCAGGAAACCAAATGCCGCGATGACCAGTTCCCCTATGAACGCTTCGACGAGCTGGGCTACGAAGTGGCGCATCTGGGCATCAATCAGTGGAACGGCGTGGCCATCGCCTCCCGCGTCGGCCTGGCCGAGGTCGAGTTGGCTTTCCCGGACCAGCCCGGTTTCGACAAGAACGCGGGCGAATCGCTGATCCCCACCCCGGTGGTGGAATCGCGGGCCATCGGCGCCACCTGCGGCGGGGTGCGGGTGTGGAGCCTGTATGTGCCCAACGGCCGGGCGCTGGGCGATCCGCATTACGCCTACAAGCTGGAGTGGCTGGCCACCCTGCGCGACAATGCCGCCCGCTGGCTGGCCGAGGACCCGCAGGCCAAGATCGCGCTGGTGGGCGACTGGAATATCGCCCCCACCGACGACGACGTCTGGTCGCCGGAGTTCTTCGCCGGTAAGACCCACACCTCCCAGCCCGAACGCGACGCCTTCACCGCCGTGCTCGATGCGGGGTTCGCCGACGTCATGCGTCCCTTCGCGCCCGGACCCGGGGTCTACACCTACTGGGACTACACCCAGCTGCGCTTCCCCCGCAAAGAGGGCATGCGCATCGATTTCGTGCTCGCCTCGCCCGCCCTCGCGGCCACCGTCACCGATGCGGTGGTCGATCGCGAGGAACGCAAGGGCAAGGGCGCCAGCGACCACGCGCCGGTGATCGCCGAGTTCACCGGCTGA
- a CDS encoding peptide deformylase has protein sequence MAILPIVIVGDPVLHNPTERVTQSPEELAGLIADMYETLDAANGVGLAANQVGKPLRLFVYDCPDQAADGTVTRRRGAVINPVLETSEIPETMPDPDDDEEGCLSVPGEQFPTGRADWAKVTGIDEHGQPVEIEGKGFFARMLQHEVGHLDGFLYVDVLIGRNARAAKKAIKRNGWGTPGLSWLPGSVPDPFGHD, from the coding sequence ATGGCAATCCTCCCTATCGTCATCGTCGGCGATCCCGTTCTGCACAACCCGACCGAGCGGGTGACCCAGTCCCCGGAGGAGCTGGCGGGACTGATCGCGGACATGTACGAGACGCTCGACGCGGCCAACGGCGTGGGCCTGGCGGCGAATCAGGTGGGGAAGCCGCTGCGGCTGTTCGTCTACGACTGCCCGGACCAGGCCGCCGACGGTACCGTCACCCGGCGTCGTGGCGCGGTGATCAACCCGGTGCTGGAGACCTCCGAGATCCCCGAGACCATGCCCGATCCCGATGACGACGAAGAGGGCTGCCTGTCGGTCCCCGGCGAGCAGTTCCCCACCGGCCGCGCCGACTGGGCCAAGGTCACCGGCATCGATGAGCACGGGCAGCCGGTGGAGATCGAGGGCAAGGGTTTCTTCGCCCGGATGTTGCAGCACGAGGTCGGCCATCTCGACGGCTTCCTCTACGTCGATGTGCTGATCGGCCGCAATGCCCGCGCCGCCAAGAAGGCCATCAAGCGCAATGGCTGGGGCACACCGGGTTTGAGCTGGCTGCCCGGCAGCGTGCCGGATCCGTTCGGGCATGACTGA
- a CDS encoding GNAT family N-acetyltransferase, with the protein MTDFAGIPLGRRVVLRYLLPEGYPQPMTDVIGELVSLDPPTVRGADGQVVSVSTDRVVALKALGPRPIRTREIRALEAAAADAWPGAEHTWIDGWLVRAGHGYTNRANSAVPLGTSDGPPLMSADALHRIGAWMSERGLPVRLQLPDRLAPPPSGWHTWGETTVLGIDLDNFVLPRGPSMVRIAPAPDAAWLELHRHRGEEPGDPGAPMPEADVLTAVRAGELGFASLGLPHPIAIGRGALTTAPDGRQWIGLTCVATAAQHRRHGLASLVCAELIRWGRDRGATHAYAQVEADNAGALALYRELGFLEHHHYRYAAPGPRIPVVR; encoded by the coding sequence ATGACTGATTTCGCCGGTATTCCGCTCGGCCGACGGGTAGTGCTGCGGTATCTGCTGCCGGAGGGCTATCCGCAGCCGATGACGGATGTGATCGGCGAGCTGGTCTCGCTCGATCCGCCGACGGTGCGCGGCGCCGACGGTCAGGTGGTGTCGGTTTCCACCGATCGGGTGGTCGCGCTGAAAGCACTGGGGCCCAGGCCGATCCGGACTCGGGAGATCCGCGCACTGGAAGCGGCGGCGGCCGATGCCTGGCCCGGCGCCGAGCACACCTGGATCGACGGCTGGCTGGTGCGAGCCGGACACGGCTACACGAATCGGGCGAATTCCGCTGTCCCCCTCGGTACCTCGGACGGGCCACCGCTGATGTCCGCCGATGCGCTGCACCGGATCGGTGCCTGGATGTCCGAGCGCGGACTGCCGGTGCGGTTGCAGCTGCCCGACCGGCTGGCGCCGCCGCCGTCGGGCTGGCACACCTGGGGCGAGACGACGGTCCTCGGGATCGATCTGGACAACTTCGTGCTGCCGCGCGGTCCGTCGATGGTGCGCATCGCGCCCGCCCCCGACGCTGCCTGGCTAGAGTTGCATCGCCACCGCGGCGAGGAGCCCGGCGACCCGGGCGCACCGATGCCGGAAGCCGACGTGCTGACGGCGGTGCGGGCGGGCGAGCTCGGCTTCGCTTCGCTGGGGCTGCCGCATCCCATCGCGATCGGCCGCGGCGCGCTCACCACCGCGCCGGACGGGCGCCAGTGGATCGGCCTGACCTGTGTGGCGACCGCGGCGCAACACCGGCGCCACGGGCTGGCCTCGCTGGTCTGCGCCGAGCTGATCCGCTGGGGTCGCGACCGCGGCGCCACCCATGCGTATGCGCAGGTGGAAGCCGACAACGCCGGCGCGCTCGCGCTGTACCGGGAGCTCGGTTTCCTGGAGCACCATCACTATCGCTATGCCGCCCCCGGCCCCCGGATCCCGGTGGTCCGGTAG
- a CDS encoding TetR/AcrR family transcriptional regulator, translating into MSTESAVRPRRRAQHLGPQRRRPQVLDAALAIAIEQGIAAVTIAAVAERMNVTRPVVYACFPDRVALLEELIRREEGYVSDGVFGALRERDVDAGESVFVEGFRALLEVVAARPESWLLLYGNPDPAVAGSFGRGRALVVQRCTRLLRPTLRAWGIEDADRKLPVLVEQWISAGEGAVRTLLADDGNWTPEDLGEFVGAAVYRALRNA; encoded by the coding sequence ATGAGTACCGAATCCGCGGTGCGTCCGCGGCGTCGTGCCCAACATCTCGGCCCGCAACGGCGCCGGCCCCAAGTGCTCGACGCGGCACTGGCCATCGCGATCGAACAGGGCATCGCCGCCGTCACCATCGCCGCGGTCGCCGAGCGGATGAACGTCACCCGGCCGGTGGTCTACGCCTGCTTTCCCGATCGCGTCGCGCTGCTCGAAGAGTTGATCCGGCGCGAGGAGGGCTACGTCTCCGACGGTGTGTTCGGCGCACTGCGCGAACGCGACGTGGATGCCGGTGAATCGGTGTTCGTGGAGGGTTTCCGCGCCCTGCTCGAGGTGGTGGCGGCCCGGCCGGAGTCGTGGCTGCTGCTCTACGGCAATCCGGATCCGGCGGTGGCCGGTTCGTTCGGCCGCGGCCGCGCGCTGGTGGTGCAGCGTTGCACCCGGTTGCTGCGCCCGACGCTGCGGGCGTGGGGCATCGAGGACGCCGACCGCAAGCTTCCGGTGCTGGTCGAGCAGTGGATCTCGGCCGGTGAGGGCGCGGTGCGGACCCTGCTCGCCGATGACGGGAACTGGACGCCGGAGGACCTCGGCGAGTTTGTCGGCGCCGCCGTCTACCGGGCGCTGCGCAACGCCTGA
- a CDS encoding homogentisate 1,2-dioxygenase: MAFYRQVGSVPPKRHTQHRDDQGRLFYEELMGEEGFSGDSSLLYHRGLPPAIIDATVWELPDQSTTPNHPLRHRHLRLHELFPGDSWAEADVVTGRRLLLANADVRLSYAVAGTASPLYRNAIGDELVYVESGAAVVETVFGALPARQGDQVLIPRATTHRWLPIGPEPLRTYVIEASSHITPPKRYLSKFGQLLENSPYCERDLHGPGEPLLAVGSEIEVLVKHRPGGQIVGTRMVYATHPFDVVGWDGCLYPFTFNISDFEPITGRVHQPPPVHQAFEGINFVVCNFVPRKVDYHPLSIPVPYYHSNVDSDEIMFYCGGNYEARRGSGIGQGSISVHPGGYAHGPQPGAYEASIGAEFFDELAVMVDTFRPLELGEGALACEDPGYAWTWSGRGPQ, encoded by the coding sequence ATGGCTTTCTATCGGCAGGTGGGGTCGGTGCCGCCGAAGCGGCATACCCAGCATCGCGACGATCAGGGGCGCCTGTTCTACGAAGAGCTGATGGGCGAGGAGGGCTTCTCCGGTGACTCTTCGCTGCTGTATCACCGTGGGCTGCCGCCGGCGATCATCGACGCGACGGTGTGGGAGTTGCCCGATCAGTCGACCACCCCCAATCATCCGCTGCGCCACCGGCATCTGCGGTTGCACGAACTGTTCCCCGGCGACAGCTGGGCCGAGGCCGACGTGGTGACGGGCCGCAGGTTGCTGCTGGCCAATGCCGACGTGCGGTTGTCCTACGCCGTCGCGGGCACCGCTTCGCCGCTGTACCGCAATGCCATCGGCGACGAGCTGGTGTACGTGGAATCGGGTGCCGCCGTGGTGGAGACGGTGTTCGGCGCGCTGCCCGCGCGGCAGGGCGATCAGGTGCTGATCCCCCGGGCCACCACGCACCGGTGGTTGCCCATCGGGCCCGAACCGTTGCGCACCTATGTGATCGAGGCGTCGAGCCATATCACTCCACCGAAGCGCTATCTGTCGAAATTCGGTCAGCTGCTGGAGAATTCGCCGTATTGCGAACGCGATCTGCACGGGCCCGGCGAACCGCTGCTCGCGGTCGGCTCCGAGATCGAGGTGCTGGTCAAACACCGGCCCGGCGGGCAGATCGTCGGCACCCGGATGGTGTATGCGACCCATCCGTTCGATGTGGTCGGCTGGGACGGCTGCCTGTACCCGTTCACCTTCAACATCAGCGATTTCGAACCCATCACCGGACGAGTGCATCAACCGCCGCCGGTGCATCAGGCCTTCGAGGGCATCAACTTCGTGGTGTGCAATTTCGTGCCACGCAAGGTGGACTATCACCCGCTGTCGATTCCGGTGCCCTACTACCACTCCAATGTCGATTCCGACGAGATCATGTTCTATTGCGGCGGGAACTACGAGGCCCGGCGCGGTTCCGGGATCGGCCAGGGGTCGATCTCGGTGCATCCGGGCGGGTACGCGCACGGCCCGCAGCCGGGTGCCTACGAGGCGAGCATCGGGGCGGAGTTCTTCGACGAACTGGCGGTCATGGTCGACACCTTCCGCCCGCTCGAACTCGGGGAGGGCGCGCTGGCCTGCGAGGATCCCGGGTATGCGTGGACCTGGTCCGGGCGGGGACCGCAGTGA